In Micromonospora sp. NBC_01813, the following are encoded in one genomic region:
- a CDS encoding cytochrome c oxidase assembly protein, which translates to MADVDLIAAPPPFSVSALFTEISLDNWLALVLVVVAGLYLYGVHRLRLRGDRWPVSRTVLFIGPGLGGIAAVTVSGLHAYDTMLLSVHMVQHMVLSMIAPIFLALGAPVTLALRTLTGAPRHRLLAVLHSRYVRVITFPLVAFGLFVINPFVLYFTDLYRLTLENTLAHEVVHAHFILTGCLFFWPLVGLDPLPGRWPYPARALLMVLSVPFHTVLGLTVMQSTTLFGGDWYPSLGLSWVDPWADQEVAGGILWAGGEFVSVTMLAVLVLQWMRQSEREARRIDRDLDRQEARQEARQEAREEAREKSVTAPAD; encoded by the coding sequence GTGGCTGATGTCGACCTGATCGCCGCCCCGCCGCCGTTCAGCGTCTCGGCGCTGTTCACCGAGATCAGCCTGGACAACTGGCTGGCGCTGGTGCTCGTCGTGGTCGCCGGGCTCTACCTGTACGGGGTGCACCGGCTGCGGCTGCGCGGCGACCGGTGGCCGGTCTCGCGCACCGTGCTGTTCATCGGCCCCGGGCTGGGCGGCATCGCCGCGGTCACGGTCAGTGGGCTGCACGCGTACGACACCATGTTGCTGTCGGTGCACATGGTCCAGCACATGGTCCTGTCGATGATCGCACCGATCTTCCTCGCCCTCGGCGCGCCGGTCACGCTGGCCCTGCGCACCCTGACCGGGGCACCCCGGCACCGGCTGCTCGCCGTCCTGCACAGCCGGTACGTGCGGGTGATCACCTTCCCGCTGGTCGCCTTCGGCCTCTTTGTTATCAACCCGTTTGTGTTGTATTTCACCGATCTGTACCGGCTGACCCTGGAGAACACCCTCGCCCACGAGGTCGTGCACGCCCACTTCATCCTGACCGGCTGCCTGTTCTTCTGGCCGCTGGTCGGGCTCGACCCGCTGCCCGGCCGCTGGCCGTACCCGGCCCGCGCGCTGCTGATGGTGCTCTCCGTGCCGTTCCACACCGTGCTCGGCCTGACCGTCATGCAGAGCACCACCCTGTTCGGCGGCGACTGGTACCCCTCGCTCGGCCTGAGCTGGGTCGACCCGTGGGCCGACCAGGAGGTCGCCGGCGGCATCCTGTGGGCCGGCGGCGAGTTCGTCAGCGTCACGATGCTCGCCGTACTGGTGCTGCAATGGATGCGGCAGTCCGAGCGGGAGGCCCGGCGTATCGACCGGGACCTCGACCGCCAGGAGGCCCGCCAGGAAGCCCGCC
- the ctaE gene encoding aa3-type cytochrome oxidase subunit III — MTAAPAIDKSRIHSLTRPNMVSVGTIVWLSSELMFFAALFAMYFSIRAADYSMWELHTPQLNIPYATVFTTILVASSVTCQIGVFAAERGDVHALRRWFTITFVMGLIFLLGQLNEYRELVHHGIKINADGYGSVFYLTTGFHGLHVAGGLIAFLIFMVRSTMGRFTPAQATSAIVVSYYWHFVDVVWIGLYFMIYWLQ, encoded by the coding sequence GTGACTGCGGCCCCAGCGATTGACAAGAGCCGGATCCACTCGCTGACCCGACCGAACATGGTCAGCGTCGGGACGATCGTGTGGCTCTCGAGCGAACTGATGTTCTTCGCGGCACTGTTCGCGATGTACTTCTCCATCCGCGCGGCGGACTACAGCATGTGGGAGTTGCACACTCCACAGCTGAACATCCCGTACGCGACGGTGTTCACCACGATCCTGGTCGCCTCCTCGGTCACCTGTCAGATCGGGGTCTTCGCCGCTGAGCGGGGAGACGTACACGCGCTGCGGCGGTGGTTCACCATCACCTTCGTGATGGGGCTGATCTTCCTGCTCGGGCAGCTCAACGAGTACCGGGAACTCGTCCACCACGGGATCAAGATCAACGCTGACGGGTACGGCTCGGTGTTCTACCTCACCACCGGCTTCCACGGGCTGCACGTTGCGGGCGGTCTGATCGCCTTCCTGATCTTCATGGTCCGCTCCACGATGGGCCGATTCACCCCGGCGCAGGCCACCTCCGCGATCGTCGTGTCCTACTACTGGCACTTCGTCGACGTGGTCTGGATCGGTCTCTACTTCATGATCTACTGGCTGCAATGA
- the qcrC gene encoding cytochrome bc1 complex diheme cytochrome c subunit → MTSDTPADRRADRGRGLLARLRSGRATPRGRGRRRLGTAVRLLVALFLAGGVYTVFAPGLQAQDTPQLSRAAEDGQALFDQSCISCHGRNAQGVEGRGPSLIGVGSASVEFQVGSGRMPMARQEAQAERKPAVYTEEEIRQLGQYIQELGGGPQLPDGEMLRNGGDIAVGGQLYRINCSSCHAFSGGGGALSSGKFAPSLEPSTDRQLYAAMLTGPQNMPVFGDNQLTPEQKADIIAFVQEGLKTDGDPGGLTNLGRYGPVTEGIAIFLVGITALVFASLWIAGKS, encoded by the coding sequence ATGACATCTGACACCCCCGCCGACCGGCGAGCCGACCGCGGACGCGGTCTCCTCGCCCGGCTGCGCAGCGGGCGGGCCACGCCTCGCGGCCGGGGCCGCCGGCGGTTGGGCACCGCGGTCCGGTTGCTCGTCGCGCTGTTCCTGGCCGGCGGTGTGTACACCGTCTTCGCGCCGGGTCTGCAGGCGCAGGACACGCCGCAGCTGTCCCGGGCCGCCGAGGACGGCCAGGCGCTGTTCGACCAGAGCTGCATCTCCTGCCACGGACGCAACGCCCAGGGTGTCGAAGGGCGCGGCCCGAGTCTGATCGGGGTCGGGTCGGCATCGGTGGAGTTCCAGGTCGGCTCGGGCCGGATGCCGATGGCGCGCCAGGAGGCGCAGGCGGAGCGCAAGCCGGCGGTGTACACCGAGGAGGAGATCCGTCAGCTGGGCCAGTACATCCAGGAGCTGGGTGGCGGGCCGCAGTTGCCGGACGGCGAGATGCTGCGCAACGGTGGCGACATCGCCGTCGGTGGCCAGCTGTACCGGATCAACTGCTCGTCGTGTCACGCGTTCAGCGGCGGCGGCGGTGCCCTGTCGTCGGGCAAGTTCGCGCCGAGCCTGGAGCCGTCGACCGACCGGCAGCTCTACGCGGCGATGCTGACCGGTCCGCAGAACATGCCGGTCTTCGGCGACAACCAACTCACCCCGGAGCAGAAGGCCGACATCATCGCCTTCGTGCAGGAGGGGCTGAAGACCGACGGAGATCCGGGCGGCCTGACCAACCTCGGCCGGTACGGTCCGGTCACCGAGGGCATCGCGATCTTCCTGGTCGGCATCACCGCGCTGGTCTTCGCCAGCCTGTGGATTGCGGGGAAGTCATGA
- the qcrA gene encoding cytochrome bc1 complex Rieske iron-sulfur subunit, whose product MSTDLTPTHRGQAGPVDLNDPQLTQFDVLTEGARRDDIEIVHYEPPFPVPGTRAERRITRFVATLFLLAGLAATVFLVVYIWWPWEYELGNGASKFYTPLLGITLGVSLLAIGVGILTWGKKLLPHEVAIQDRHDGASSAEDRKITGGTLAYMADELGVKRRPLLGVSLLAGLAPVAAVAAAPLIGGMIRDPHENNQLATTGWAPTETAGGATQLIRLTREDGSPIRPEDVSAGGQMTVFPGIAGGHTNQYADSSALLIHLRVDDAQQARDNNEAVGKSDYMWGSYIAYSKICTHAGCPASLYEQQTNRLLCPCHQSQFLITDNAKPIFGPASRRLPQLPISVDDEGFFVATSDYTEIVGPDFWERP is encoded by the coding sequence ATGAGCACCGACCTCACCCCGACGCACCGTGGCCAGGCCGGGCCGGTGGACCTGAACGACCCGCAGCTGACCCAGTTCGACGTGCTCACTGAGGGCGCCCGCCGCGACGACATCGAGATCGTGCACTACGAGCCGCCGTTCCCGGTGCCCGGCACCAGGGCGGAGCGGCGGATCACCCGGTTCGTGGCCACGCTGTTCCTGCTCGCCGGGCTCGCCGCGACGGTGTTCCTGGTGGTCTACATCTGGTGGCCCTGGGAGTACGAGCTGGGTAACGGTGCGAGCAAGTTCTACACCCCGTTGCTGGGCATCACCCTCGGGGTGAGCCTGCTGGCGATCGGTGTCGGCATCCTGACCTGGGGCAAGAAGCTGCTGCCGCACGAGGTGGCGATCCAGGACCGGCACGACGGCGCCTCCAGCGCCGAGGACCGCAAGATCACCGGTGGGACGCTCGCGTACATGGCGGACGAGCTGGGCGTGAAGCGCCGTCCGCTGCTCGGGGTCTCGCTGCTGGCCGGTCTGGCCCCGGTTGCCGCCGTCGCCGCCGCGCCGCTGATCGGCGGGATGATCCGCGACCCGCACGAGAACAACCAGCTGGCCACCACCGGCTGGGCGCCGACCGAGACCGCCGGTGGTGCCACCCAGCTGATCCGGCTGACCCGGGAGGACGGCTCGCCGATCCGCCCCGAGGACGTCAGCGCCGGCGGGCAGATGACCGTCTTCCCCGGCATCGCGGGCGGGCACACCAACCAGTACGCCGACTCCTCCGCGCTGCTGATCCACCTGCGAGTCGACGACGCCCAGCAGGCCCGGGACAACAACGAGGCCGTGGGCAAGTCCGACTACATGTGGGGCAGCTACATCGCGTACTCGAAGATCTGCACCCACGCGGGCTGCCCGGCGAGCCTGTACGAGCAGCAGACCAACCGGTTGCTCTGCCCGTGCCACCAGTCGCAGTTCCTGATCACCGACAACGCCAAGCCGATCTTCGGCCCGGCCAGCCGTCGGTTGCCGCAGTTGCCCATCTCCGTCGACGACGAGGGGTTCTTCGTCGCCACCTCGGACTACACCGAGATCGTCGGGCCCGA